ATGTCATACCAAAAACGCGCCGCGCACCTGTGCCATCGCCATACGTTTATCCCTCCTACTCTCACACCCTTTTTCCCCGAAACCCCCTTTGCCGCCGGGGTCGGACCACCGCTCTCCCTTGCCCCGCCTAGGTCTGACAGATTATTTCAGTATCGAGAACAGTAATTTCAGATTATCGGTACAAATTTTCAATAGTAGGGGTATACACTGCCTTCCATCGACGTTGCAGACACACCCCTCCGGATCCTGCGACGCCATCCTGAACTGAAGTCGAAACGTTATTGGAGTCACACCATGAAGACCAAACTCATCGCCGCTGTTCTCGTCGCCGTTTCCGCCTCGATCGCTGCTCCCGCGTTTGCCAGCGGCTACGGTCCGGCTCCGTTCTACCGTCCGGCTGCCGGCGCTCCGGCTTCGCAACAAGGCCAGAACGCACAGACCGTCGCGGTCGAACAGGCTAACGCGCAAGCCAATTCGTACGGCGGCGTGAAGAGCGTGTCGACCCAATCGGGTACGCGTGAGCCGGTGTCGGGCCCGCAATCGGTTTTCTTCGGCCACTAAGCCGAGCCAGAGCAGTCACGCAGTCAGCAAGAGCAGTGCGCAGTGCGCAGTACGTAGAAGGTAGTCAGTAGTCAGCGTTGAAACTGCTGCCGCCACGGGCAGCGGGTGAACCGGGCGCCGTGCATGAGCGATTCATGCCGGCGCCCGGTTCCGTTTACGTCCTGAATACGCCCTGAAAAATGTCATCCACGACGGCCGGGGATGCCGCGCGAGGTTCACCCGCCCGCCGCTTTGGCTACGTGGCAAGTTCGGCATCGATCGCCTCGCGCGCCGCGCGAAATCCGGCCTCGGCGGCCGCATGCTCGGTCGGCCACAAGCTGTCGATGTGCACGAGCCGCCAGTCGATCGACACCACGCCGTCGCGCAGCACCCGGAAATGCGCCTTGACGCCGGTCAGCACCTGCTCGACCGCGACCTCGATGTCGTAATTCCGGTAGCGCTCCTCGTAATCGCCCATGTCGAGGCCTTTCGGCTGCATGCTCGCCTCCGTGTGATGTCGTTCGGTTTCCGCACGGTCACCGCGCGCGGCGCAACGTCGCGCGCATCGCACGATGAGGGTATCGGACCCAGGATCGCCAGCTCGCCGATCCTCACGATCCGCGCCGACGATCAGTCGCAATCGCCTGACAGATACTGCCGGCCGTTGCAGGTAATCTCGACTTCGCCGCCGCTCGCTTCGGCAACCAGACCGCTCGCCAGCAACTCCGCCGCCACGGCCTGCGCGCAGGCCGGCGCGGGTTGACCGACGCCGACTTCGTTCAGGCGCCGCAGCGCTTCGATCGCTTCGGGACTCAATGACTTCGACATGGCTGTCTCCGTCGGGATGATCCATTCATCCTGGCAACTTTCGAGGGGAGATGCAAATGCCCGGCGAGGCATGGAGATTGCGCACGACATGACGAGCCGAAGCGAGCGACGCATATCGAACGGCGGCAACGCGTGGATGCCAACACGCTCGCTCGTCTCGCCGACGGAGGATGTCATGAAGCGAAGCAGACTGACAGCGCGGACTGCACTGACAACGGGCGTCGCGGCGCTTTATCTATTCGGGGCGGGTGCCGGGTTGGCGTTCGCGCAAAACATGCAACCGAACCCCGCGCCACCCGCGAATGGCGCCGCCACGATGGTCAAGCCACCCGAAGCCGCCTCAGGCGCCCACGGCTCCAGCGACCCGGACAACATGCCGATCAAGCGTCCGCAGAAGCCGACCAACGACCACATGTCGCACCCTCCGCCCGCGAGCGGCGCGAACGCAAAATAGCGCCGGTGGTGGCTCATCCGCGTGATCCACGACCGGCGCGACAGAACGCTGAAGCGCACTAAAAATAAAAAGCGCTCATGACGCAACTGCACGACGCAACTGCACGACGCAACTGCACGACGCAACGGCGCGACGCATCCGCGCGTCGCGACGCCAACGCGTCCTACAAGCGCGCGATCGACACCTCGGTCGACTTCACCAGCGCGACCACTTCCGAGCCGACCTTGAGATCGAGTTCGTCGACCGAACGCGTGGTGATCACCGACGTGACGATGCCGAAAGGCGTTTCCACGTCGACCTCGGACACCACCGACCCGCGGATGATTTCCTTGATTTTGCCTTTGAACTGATTGCGTACGTTGATGGCGGAGATGGTCATCAGGGTGACTCCAGAGTCGAGAAAAGCGATGGGAAAAATGGGCTTAACGTGCGGTGCGCAGCGCGACGCACGTGATTCGGATGTGGGTCATTCGAACAGACCTGCCGGCCAGAACTAAACCGCCCAGCGCACATCCGTCGGACGCATCACGCGTCCTTCGTCGCGCGCGTCGTACGCACGATGCGACAACGCGTCGTCGTTAGGCGCGGTCTTCAGCACGCGTTGCAGCACGTGATCCTCGAGCGCCGCGAAACCTGCCGACGCGCGCGCCCGCGGACGGGCAAGCGGCACCGGCTGATCGAGCGCGATGCGGCCTTCCTCGATCAGCAGAATCCGGTCGCCGAGCGCGACGGCTTCGTGCACGTCGTGCGTGACGAGCAGCGCGGTGAAGCGATGCTCGCGCCACAGCCGTTCGATCAGCGTGTGCATTTCGATCCGCGTCAACGCGTCGAGCGCGCCGAGCGGTTCGTCGAGCAGCAGCAATTGCGGCCGATGCACCAGCGCCCGCGCCAGCGCGACCCGCTGACGCTGGCCGCCGGACAGTTGCGCGGGCCAGTCGTTCGCGCGTTCGAGCAGGCCGACTTCGGCGAGCACCGCACGCGCATCGTCGCGCGCGCCACGGCCGAGTCCGAGCATCACGTTCTGCAGCACGCTCTTCCACGGCAGCAGCCGCGCGTCCTGAAACATGATGCGGGTGTCGAGCGGACCACCATCTTCGGCGCGCTTGTCGAGTACGCCCGAGGTGGTTTTTTCAAGGCCGGCGACGAGCCGCAGCAACGTCGATTTACCGCAGCCGCTGCGACCGACGATCGCGACGAAACTGCCCCGCTCGATCGACAGATCGAAATCGGCCAGTACTTTGCGCTCGCCGTATTGCTTGCCGACGCCGCGCAGCTGCACGGCGTAGTGAGCGGCCTCGCCGGACTGGCGCGGCGCTGCGTCGGGGGACGTGGAACGGCGTGCGTCGGGCGCTTGATGGTTCACATCGTCACCCACCGCCGTTTCCGTCTGCGTGACTTGATACGACACATCGCCATGCGCACTGCCCGCGTCGTCGCGAGCGTCATGAATCTCGCGCGCGGCGACGCGCGCTTGCGCCAGTTCGGCCTCGAGATCGCTGCCCGCGATGCCGCCGAACGACGCCGACAAAGTCGTGGCATTCATCATTTCGCTCCTCGTTGATAAGCCGGATGCCAGCGCAGCGACACGCGCTCGAGGCTCTTCGCGAGCAGGTCGGCGAGTTTGCCGAGCGCCGCATACAGCAGGATGCCGACCACGACGACGTCGGTTTGCAGGAACTCGCGCGCATTCATCGTCATGTAGCCGATCCCCGATTGCGCGGAAATCGTTTCGGCGACGATCAGCGTGACCCACATCAGCCCGAACGCGAAACGCACGCCGACCAGAATCGACGGCAACGCGCCCGGCAGAACCACATGCCGGTACAGCGCGAAACCCTTCACGCCATAACTGCGCGCCATTTCGATCAGGTTCGCGTCGACCGAACGGATGCCGTGGAAGGTGTTCACGTAGATCGGAAAAAACACGCCCAGCGCGACGAGAAACACCTTCGCCTGCTCCTCGATGCCGAACCACAGAATCACGAGCGGAATCATCGCGAGCGCGGGAATGTTGCGGATCATCTGCACGGTCGAGTCGAGCGCGACTTCGACCGGCCTGAACAGCCCCGTGGCAAGGCCGAGCGCAAGACCGATCCCGCCGCCGATCGCGAAGCCCGACACCGCGCGCCATGTGCTGACCTTCACGTCGGCCCACATTTCGCCGGACTGGATCAGCGACCACGCCGCCTTCACGACCGCGAGCGGTTCGGGCAGCACGCGCGTGGACAGCACGCCGCTGCGCGCGGCGAATTCCCACGCCAGCAGGATCGCGAGCGGCGCGAGCCACGGCGCGAGATGCGCGCCGAAGCGGCGCAACGCACCCGGGACGCGATTGCCCGCGGAACTCACAGTGGATGAAGCCATGATCACCTTCCTCGTTGCGTGGCCGGCCAGAAAACGGTCCGGTTCAAGCGTTGCGCGATGCACCCTCAGTTGCAATCTCAGCTCGAACCTCAGCTCGAACTCGCGGCCTTCGGCAGATAGTTGTTGCCGACGATCTCGCCGAACGGACCCGACAGCGGTCCATTCGAGGTCTTGTTGCGCCGGTTCGGCAGCAGCGGAAACACCAGTTCGGCGAAGCGGTACGACTCTTCGAGATGCGGATAGCCGGACAGGATGAACGTATCGATCCCGAGTTCCGCGTACTCGTTCATCAGCGCCGCGACCTGCTGCGGATTGCCGACCAGCGCGGTGCCCGCGCCGCCGCGCACGAGACCCACGCCCGCCCACAGATTCGGATAGACCTCCAGTTCCGCGCGGCCGCCGCGCTTGCCGCCGTGCAGCGCGGCCATGCGGCGCTGTCCTTCGGAATCCATCTTCGAGAACGACGCCTGGGCACGCGCGATGGTTTCGTCGTCGAGCTTGCTGATCAGGGTGTCGGCGGCGGCCCACGCTTCTTCCTCGGTCTCGCGCACGATCACATGCAGACGGATGCCGAACTTGATCGTGCGGCCGTGCGCCGCCGCGCGGGCGCGGATGTCGGCGATCTTCTTCGCCACCGCCGCGGGCGGCTCGCCCCAGGTCAGATAGGTGTCGATGTGTTCGCCCGCCATGTCGTGCGCAGCCGGCGACGAGCCGCCGAACCACAGCGGCGGATGCGGGTTCTGCACCGGCGGATACAGCGCTTTGCCGCCCTTTGAGCTCAGATGCTTGCCTTCGAAGTCGATCGCGTCGTTGGTATGCGCCGCGGTCAGCAGCTTGCGCCAGATGTTCAGGAAATCGTCGGTGATTTCGTAGCGCGTGTCGTGATCGACGAACACGCCGTCGCCTTCCAGTTCGGCCGCGTCGCCGCCCGTCACGACGTTGATCAGCAGACGTCCGTTCGACAGGCGGTCGAAGGTCGCGGCCATGCGCGCCGCCAGTCCCGGCGACGAAATGCCCGGACGGATCGCGACCAGGAACTTCAAGCGTCGGGTCGCCGCGATCAGGCTCGATGCGACCACCCACGCGTCTTCGCAGGAGCGACCCGTGGGCAGCAGCACGCCTTCGTAGCCGAGCGTGTCGGCGGCCACGGCGATCTGCTGGAAGTAGTCGTAATCGGCTGCGCGTGCGCCTTGGGACGTACCGAGATAGCGGCTGTCGCCGTGAGTCGGAATGAACCAGAACACATTCATGTGCTGCTCCTGCTTGTTCGAGACGGGTTTGAATGAAGGCGGTGCAAATCGTGCGCACACACGCCGGCCGCGCGCATCCCACCGGCGGTCGACTGACCGGCCGGACGATGCGACGCAATAAAGAGAATGAGAAACGTCGGCGCCGCCTGGCGGCGCATCAATGACGCATTAACGACGCAGCAGCGGCATCAACAATGGCGGCGACCGCGGCCGGGATACGAGCCGCAACGCGGCGCATGCGCCATGCGGTGGATGAAGATCGGCATCAGGCAGGACATCGCGACGGCTTCCCTCGACCAAACGTGCGCGGGCTGCGCTCGATTAAACGGGCGACGGCGGCAAGGCCGTCTGCATGGAGAAACAGTCTATGGATCGGGCCGCGCGTTTTGAACGATTTTTTTGAGCTTAGGTTTTCCACTTTCGTGATTAGCCCGACGCTAAAGCATACGGACTCAATCTGCCGGGCATGTGGGAAAGCGCGGGTCGCTCGCTATAATGGCGCACGTTTCCCATAACCCGGTGCGGGCCGCGCAAACCGCGCCGCCTGAGCTCTCGCGGTGCACTGCATGCAAAAACTCATCCTGCCGTTCGTCGCCGGTTTTCTGGCTTCGCTGTTCTTTCATGAATCGACCCTGGCGCTGCTGCACGCAGCCGGTCTGATCGACCCGACAGGTTTTTCGACTGCACCGTTCTTACCGCTCGGCTTGCCCGAGTTCATCGCCAATGCGATCTGGAGCGCGTTCTGGGCGGTGCTGATGGCCTGGCTGCTGCGCGTCGCGCCGCAGCGGCGCGCGCCGTGGGTGCCGGCCTTCGTGTTCGGTGGCATCGCGTTGACGGCGGCGAGCGTGTTCGTGGTCGACCCGCTACGCGGCATCTGGCCGAGCGGCAACATGCTGCCGCGCCTGGCAGTCGGCTTCGCCGCGAATGCGATGTGGGGCTGGGGCGCGCTGGTGTTCATGCGCGCCTTCATGGCCAGCGAGGAAGAGGAGTAAGGCGGCCGGCCTAACCGCGCAGATCGCGCAACGGATGCTCGCCCGCGGCCCACGGGCTCTCGAACATCTTTTCGACATCGGCGGCGCTCACGTCTTCGATGCGCGCGAAACGCCAGCGCGGCGCGTTGTCCTTGTCGATGATGCGCGCGCGAATCCCCTCCACCGTGTCGCCGTGCGTAAAGCTCGAATGCGTCAGATCGAGATCGACGCGTAACACGTCGGCCATCGAACCCTCGGCGCGCGTCACCACTTCCAGCGACACCGCCATCGACAGCGGCGAGCGTTCGCGCAACACCGCGATCATCTGTTCGGCCCATTCGGCGGCTTCGCCGTGACGTTCCTGCTCCAGCGACGCGAGAATCCGCGCGACGTCCGGCAGCGCGAAATGCCGGTCGATCAACTCGCGCGTGGTTGCCAGCACCGACTCCTCCGGCTGCGGCACGACCTGATGCGCAAGCGCTTCGCGTTCGATGCAGGCCACCACGTCCGCACCGCGCTCGAACAGTTCGCCGCGCAAGGTATCGACCAGCGCGGGCAACGCGCTGTCGTCGAGGTACACATCGGCGAGACCGGCGTAGAGCGCGTCCGCCGCGCCGATGGTCTCGCCCGTCACCGCCAGATAGCGGCCGATCGCGCCCGGCGTGCGCGCGAGGAACCAGCCCGCGCCGACATCCGGAAAGAGGCCGATGCGGGTTTCGGGCATCGCCATCTTCGTCGAGTTCGTCACCACGCGCAGACCGCCGGTGCGATGCGCGCCCTGCGAAATCCCCATGCCGCCGCCCATCACGACGCCATTCATCAACGCGATATACGGCTTCGGGTACGTGAAGATCGCGTGATTGAGGCGGTATTCCTCGGTGAAGAACACGTCGCGCGCTTCGTGCTCGCCGCGCTGCGCCGATTCGTACAGGAAGCGGATGTCGCCGCCCGCGCAGAACGCCCGCGGATGCTGGCTGCGCACCACCACGGCGAGCACGTCGGGATCGTCGCGCCATTGGTCGAGCGCGGCGTGCATCGCGCGGATCATGCCGGTGGACAGCGCGTTGAGCGCCTTCGGCCGCTCCAGGTCGATGAAGCCGATGCGGTTGGCTACGTAGGTCGCGACTTCGTCGCAGACGGCGGGCGAGGCGGAAAGAGACATGGCGTGCTGAGCGCGGCTGCGCGGAATGAAATGGAGTTGAACGTTATCACGCGCCGGTGGATTTCGGCTTGGCGCGGGGCTTGGGGGCGGGTTTGGCGGGCTGGGTCGCGGGATCGGCGGGTGGAGTCGCGATTTGGGCGGATGGGTTGGCGACGCTTGCCTTCGCGACGCCTGCGTTAGCGACGCTTGCCTTGGTCCCGGCGCCGGCCGCCGTCATACCAGCAGCGTCCACCTCCGCCAACGCCGATTGCGCCGGGTCGGACGCGCCCAGCCAGACGTCGAGCGTCAGCCCGAGCACCGTGTCGAGCGGCGCGCTGGGAAACACAGGACACGTGAGATTCAGCGCGACGATGCCGTGCAACGTCGCCCAGAACGCCTCGGCCCACACACCGATATCCGTCGATGCGGACAGGCGCCCCGCCGCCTGCAGTTCGGCGAGCGCGGACAGCATGATCTGCAACGCGGCTTCGCCGGGATCATCGTCGGCGGGAATGCTGGCGTCGATGTCGGCATCGGCTTGCGCGGCAGTCTGTACCGCCGATGCGCCACTCAATGCCGCGCCGGTGTAGCTCGGATCTTCCATGAAGATCAGCCGGTAAGTCTGCGGATGCGCGACGCCGAACGCCACATACGCACGGCCGATCGCCTTCAACCGTTCGGCCGGATCGACCATGCCCGCGAGCGGCGCGAAGGTCGCCAGCAACTGCGCGTAGCCCTCCTCGCACAGCGCACGGGCGATCTCGTCGCGGCTTTCGAAATGCAGATACAGCGTGGCCGGTGAATATTCGATGGCGTCGGCGATCTTGCGCATGGACAGCGCGGCAAATCCTTCGCGCATCACGATGCGGCGCGCGGCATCGAGGATGCGTTCGCGCAATGCCTGCTTCTGACGGTTCTTTCGTTCGGCGATTCCCATGACGCTCATTTTCGTGTTGACAAACTGAAAAGTCAAATTAAACTGAACACTGTTCACTGAACGGTGTTCATTAAATTTTCGATCGTCATCGTCGTGTGTCATGCGATGCCGGTCGCGGCCGTCCAGCGTCACGTCAATCGAGTCAAACCGCGGCCACGCGCCGTCTCAAGGAGTCGTCATGCAAGCAATCGGAAAGGTCGGTCTGTTCGGCGCCGCGGGCGCGGCCGGTCAAATCATCGCCACGGCGCTGAGCGCCGCGGGGCGCGACTACCGGGTGGTCGGCCGCTCGCGCAAGAGTCTGGAAGACGCGTTCGGCGCCGATCCGCACGCGGAAATCGCCACGTGGAATCCCGACGATCCGGAATCGATCCGCGCGGCCGCCGCGGGCCTGCAGACCGTCATCTATCTGGTCGGCGTTCCCTACGACCGCTTCGCCGAGCACCCGCCGCTGATGGAACGCACGCTGGCCGGCGTGACGGCGGCGGGCGTCGAACGCTTCATCCTGATCGGCACCGTGTACCCGTACGGCCGGGCGCGCAGCAATCCGATCCGCGAGAATCATCCGCGCGAGCCGCACACGTTCAAGGGGCAGATGCGGCTCGCGCAGGAAAAGCTCGTGCTCGCGGCGCATGGCCGCAATGGTCTGTCCACACTGGTGCTGCGTCTGCCGGATTTCTACGGTCCCGGCATCGAGCGCAGTCTGCTGAACGGCGTGTTCGAAGGCGCGGCGAACGGCCGGCGCGCGCAGATGGTCGGCCCGGTGGATGTGCCGCACGAGTTCATCTATCTGCCGGATGCTGGTCCGGTGGTGGAGAAACTCACGCGCACGCCGGAGGCTTATGGACGCTGGTGGCATCTCGCCGGCGCAGGCACCATCACGCAGCGCGAAGTGGCGCGTCAGGCGTACGCGCTGGCTGGCCGCGAGCCGAAATTGACGGTCGCGGGCAAGACCATGCTGCGCGTGCTCGGCCTGTTCAATCCGTTGATGCGCGAGATGGTGGAGATGAACTACCTGATGACCGAGCCCGTCGTGATGGACGATTCGGCGTTACGCGGGTTGCTTGGACCGATCGCTAAAACGTCGTACGAGGACGGGATCCGGGCGTCGTTCGAGGCGGCGAAAAATGCGGTGGTGAACGCGAAGGCGGGTTCGGCGGCGTCCCTCACCCCGTCACGTCGCCCGGCGGAAAATGACCGCTCTTGAGTAGCACCGGCGTGCCGTTACTGATCTGCAGATGCTCGCGCGCGACGGCCTCGATGCGCTCGCGGCCGGCGTCGAACGCTCGCATCCACCCTTCGAGGTCCTCGGTGTGCGCGCCGAAGTGATCTTCGAGCGCTTCGACCGAAATCGCGCACGGCACCGGTTCGCCGTTCACCAGCGCGGCAAACACGACGGTCAGATTCGAATCGCGGTAAGCAGGTGCGTCCGCGGGGAAGCGAATTTCCATGGTCGCTCCATCAGAAGTGGCCGGCGCGGCAGGATCGGACGGGCCGGCGGCGCCGACGAGCCTCAGCCGCCCCGTCGCAGTCCCGACATGGTACTCGCGCGGCCGAATCGCGGTCCAGTTGGCGCCGGCCTGACGGCATGCATCACGCGCCGCCATCAGTGCCCGCCCAGCAAACGATCGACGTAGTCGCGCGCCGCCTGTTCGACGAACGCCAACGCCTCCTCCTCGCTGCCGAAGCGCTGTTCGCCGCCCAGATCGAGCAGCGTTTCGATCCGGTGCGGGTCGTCGGGACCGAGTTGCGCGAGGCTCACCGAGCCGATGTAGATGCCGTCGGACGCATCGGCCGGTCCAGCGCCGGACGGCACGAGGCGCGCGGCGGCGCTGATGTAATAGCCGCGATAAGGGCCGCTGACCCGTTCTGCCATGGTCGTTCTCCTCGTTGCATTGTATGAATGTGATGGGTGTACCGGTAAGTAAGGCGCCGCGTCGGCCGATAAGTTCGCCCCGGTGCGTCCTGGGGTGCCGCCCGGTTCGTTCGAGCAAGGCTGGATCGCGGGCAGACGCGAGGGATCGCACTTGTGCGACACATCCCGGTCGAACGGATTTCGCGGCATGCCGCGTGCTATCCGATGACGCCATTTCCGGACCACCGAGCGCAATATGGGAAAATATTTTCTGAAGAACCACGAACTGCCCGAGCCCGATGCGGCGACCCGCTGGTTTGCCTATGCGGAAAGCCACGGCATCGACATCCCGAAAGCCATCAGCATCTGGGAAGACGCGGCCACCGCGAGCGGTAACGAGAGCCGCAAGCTGGTCGGCGCGGCAGGCATCACGATCGAAACGCCCTAAAGGAAACCTCACGATGCATTTGAACACGCAAGCGCGCCGCGCTCTCCGCCTCCGCCTGAGCGGCGCCGTCGCGCCGCTGCGCCGCACCTTGCTGGCGGCGGCACTGCCCGGCGTCGTGCTGCTCGGCGCGAGCCTCGCCGGCTGCGCATCGTCGAACACGACGTCGCTGATCAATCTGCCGAACGGCCAGACCGGCTTCGCGGTGAATTGCAGCGGCGCGGATGCCGCGTCGAGCTGGGCCTCGTGCTACGTGCAGGCCGGCAAGGCGTGCGGCGCGACCGGCTACGACATCGTGTCGAAGGACAACGACGAAGGCGGCGCGGCCGGCGGCAGCGTGACCAACGTCGTGTCGGCGAACGTCAAGAATCGCTCGATGATCGTGCGCTGCAAATAAGCCCGCGACTTCCCGACCACCTGACATGCCCGCCGCGCAGCGTCAGGCACGCACGACAGGCGATCGTCAATGCGCCTGCATTTTCGAAAACACGTTCAGCACGACGACGCCCGCGATAATCAACCCGAGCCCGATGATCGCCGGCAGGTCGGGCACCTGCCGGTACAGCAGCAGCGCGACCAGCGTGATCAGCACGATGCCCGCGCCCGACCACACGGCATAGACGATGCCGACCGGAATGCTCTTGAGCGTCAGCGACAGACAATAGAACGCGACGCCATACCCGAGCACCACCACCGCCGACGGAATCAGCCGCGAGAAACCTTCCGATGCCCGCATCGCCGACGTCGCGATCACTTCCGCGACGATCGCGATGCCGAGCAACGCGTAGGGAGGCAGCCGCATCGTCTCAGGCCTTTGCAAGCGCGAGCTTGCCGTAGTCGTGGCCGAGGTGTGCGCACAGCGCTTCCACCACCAGTTCGTGATCGGCGCGTTGCGGCAGACCGGACACCGTGATCGAGCCGATCACGCCGGCGCCGCTCACCGTCAATGGAAACGCGCCGCCGTGCGATGCGTATTCGCTGGCGGGCAACG
The sequence above is a segment of the Paraburkholderia sp. D15 genome. Coding sequences within it:
- a CDS encoding enoyl-CoA hydratase/isomerase family protein, translating into MSLSASPAVCDEVATYVANRIGFIDLERPKALNALSTGMIRAMHAALDQWRDDPDVLAVVVRSQHPRAFCAGGDIRFLYESAQRGEHEARDVFFTEEYRLNHAIFTYPKPYIALMNGVVMGGGMGISQGAHRTGGLRVVTNSTKMAMPETRIGLFPDVGAGWFLARTPGAIGRYLAVTGETIGAADALYAGLADVYLDDSALPALVDTLRGELFERGADVVACIEREALAHQVVPQPEESVLATTRELIDRHFALPDVARILASLEQERHGEAAEWAEQMIAVLRERSPLSMAVSLEVVTRAEGSMADVLRVDLDLTHSSFTHGDTVEGIRARIIDKDNAPRWRFARIEDVSAADVEKMFESPWAAGEHPLRDLRG
- a CDS encoding TetR/AcrR family transcriptional regulator, giving the protein MGIAERKNRQKQALRERILDAARRIVMREGFAALSMRKIADAIEYSPATLYLHFESRDEIARALCEEGYAQLLATFAPLAGMVDPAERLKAIGRAYVAFGVAHPQTYRLIFMEDPSYTGAALSGASAVQTAAQADADIDASIPADDDPGEAALQIMLSALAELQAAGRLSASTDIGVWAEAFWATLHGIVALNLTCPVFPSAPLDTVLGLTLDVWLGASDPAQSALAEVDAAGMTAAGAGTKASVANAGVAKASVANPSAQIATPPADPATQPAKPAPKPRAKPKSTGA
- a CDS encoding molybdopterin-binding protein, with the translated sequence MTISAINVRNQFKGKIKEIIRGSVVSEVDVETPFGIVTSVITTRSVDELDLKVGSEVVALVKSTEVSIARL
- a CDS encoding DUF1488 domain-containing protein — translated: MEIRFPADAPAYRDSNLTVVFAALVNGEPVPCAISVEALEDHFGAHTEDLEGWMRAFDAGRERIEAVAREHLQISNGTPVLLKSGHFPPGDVTG
- a CDS encoding NAD-dependent epimerase/dehydratase family protein, encoding MQAIGKVGLFGAAGAAGQIIATALSAAGRDYRVVGRSRKSLEDAFGADPHAEIATWNPDDPESIRAAAAGLQTVIYLVGVPYDRFAEHPPLMERTLAGVTAAGVERFILIGTVYPYGRARSNPIRENHPREPHTFKGQMRLAQEKLVLAAHGRNGLSTLVLRLPDFYGPGIERSLLNGVFEGAANGRRAQMVGPVDVPHEFIYLPDAGPVVEKLTRTPEAYGRWWHLAGAGTITQREVARQAYALAGREPKLTVAGKTMLRVLGLFNPLMREMVEMNYLMTEPVVMDDSALRGLLGPIAKTSYEDGIRASFEAAKNAVVNAKAGSAASLTPSRRPAENDRS
- the ssuC gene encoding aliphatic sulfonate ABC transporter permease SsuC, translated to MASSTVSSAGNRVPGALRRFGAHLAPWLAPLAILLAWEFAARSGVLSTRVLPEPLAVVKAAWSLIQSGEMWADVKVSTWRAVSGFAIGGGIGLALGLATGLFRPVEVALDSTVQMIRNIPALAMIPLVILWFGIEEQAKVFLVALGVFFPIYVNTFHGIRSVDANLIEMARSYGVKGFALYRHVVLPGALPSILVGVRFAFGLMWVTLIVAETISAQSGIGYMTMNAREFLQTDVVVVGILLYAALGKLADLLAKSLERVSLRWHPAYQRGAK
- the ssuD gene encoding FMNH2-dependent alkanesulfonate monooxygenase; amino-acid sequence: MNVFWFIPTHGDSRYLGTSQGARAADYDYFQQIAVAADTLGYEGVLLPTGRSCEDAWVVASSLIAATRRLKFLVAIRPGISSPGLAARMAATFDRLSNGRLLINVVTGGDAAELEGDGVFVDHDTRYEITDDFLNIWRKLLTAAHTNDAIDFEGKHLSSKGGKALYPPVQNPHPPLWFGGSSPAAHDMAGEHIDTYLTWGEPPAAVAKKIADIRARAAAHGRTIKFGIRLHVIVRETEEEAWAAADTLISKLDDETIARAQASFSKMDSEGQRRMAALHGGKRGGRAELEVYPNLWAGVGLVRGGAGTALVGNPQQVAALMNEYAELGIDTFILSGYPHLEESYRFAELVFPLLPNRRNKTSNGPLSGPFGEIVGNNYLPKAASSS
- a CDS encoding SMR family transporter; this encodes MRLPPYALLGIAIVAEVIATSAMRASEGFSRLIPSAVVVLGYGVAFYCLSLTLKSIPVGIVYAVWSGAGIVLITLVALLLYRQVPDLPAIIGLGLIIAGVVVLNVFSKMQAH
- a CDS encoding ATP-binding cassette domain-containing protein, which gives rise to MNATTLSASFGGIAGSDLEAELAQARVAAREIHDARDDAGSAHGDVSYQVTQTETAVGDDVNHQAPDARRSTSPDAAPRQSGEAAHYAVQLRGVGKQYGERKVLADFDLSIERGSFVAIVGRSGCGKSTLLRLVAGLEKTTSGVLDKRAEDGGPLDTRIMFQDARLLPWKSVLQNVMLGLGRGARDDARAVLAEVGLLERANDWPAQLSGGQRQRVALARALVHRPQLLLLDEPLGALDALTRIEMHTLIERLWREHRFTALLVTHDVHEAVALGDRILLIEEGRIALDQPVPLARPRARASAGFAALEDHVLQRVLKTAPNDDALSHRAYDARDEGRVMRPTDVRWAV